A stretch of the Mycobacterium shigaense genome encodes the following:
- a CDS encoding (2Z,6E)-farnesyl diphosphate synthase, giving the protein MDVIPPRLKEPLYRVYEMRLRQGLAASKSELPRHIAVLCDGNRRWARDAGYVDVSYGYRMGAAKIAEMLRWCEQAGIEMTTIYLLSTENLQRDPDELAALIEIITDVVEEICAPANRWSVRTVGDLELLGEEPARRLRDAVESTPGVAPFHVNVAVAYGGRREIVDAVRALLSKQLANGATGEELVEAVTVEGISENLYTSGQPDPDLVIRTSGEQRLSGFLLWQSAYSEMWFCEAHWPAFRRVDFLRALRDYSQRHRRHGK; this is encoded by the coding sequence GTGGACGTTATCCCGCCACGGCTCAAGGAGCCGTTGTACCGCGTCTACGAGATGCGGCTGCGGCAGGGGCTGGCCGCCTCGAAGTCCGAGCTGCCCCGGCACATCGCGGTGCTGTGCGATGGCAACCGGCGCTGGGCGCGCGATGCGGGCTACGTCGACGTCAGCTACGGCTACCGCATGGGCGCGGCGAAGATCGCCGAGATGCTGCGCTGGTGCGAGCAGGCCGGCATCGAGATGACCACCATCTACCTGCTGTCGACCGAAAACCTGCAGCGCGACCCCGACGAGCTGGCCGCGCTCATCGAGATCATCACCGACGTCGTCGAGGAGATCTGCGCGCCGGCGAACCGCTGGAGCGTGCGCACCGTCGGCGACCTCGAACTACTCGGCGAGGAACCGGCGCGCCGGCTGCGCGACGCGGTGGAGTCGACGCCGGGGGTGGCCCCGTTCCACGTCAACGTCGCGGTCGCCTACGGCGGGCGCCGCGAGATCGTCGACGCGGTGCGCGCCTTGCTCAGCAAGCAACTTGCCAACGGCGCGACGGGTGAGGAGCTCGTCGAGGCGGTGACCGTCGAGGGCATCTCCGAAAACCTGTACACCTCGGGGCAACCCGATCCGGATCTGGTGATCCGCACCTCGGGGGAGCAGCGGCTGTCCGGCTTCCTGCTGTGGCAGAGCGCGTACTCGGAGATGTGGTTCTGCGAAGCGCACTGGCCCGCATTCCGCCGGGTCGACTTCCTGCGTGCCCTGCGTGACTACAGCCAGCGACACCGCCGGCACGGCAAGTAA
- the trhA gene encoding PAQR family membrane homeostasis protein TrhA, producing the protein MSGQTTTASTAESEPKGLAANATQQLVEGVARVLTKPRFRGWIHVYSAGTAVFAGASLVAVSWAVGSTRAGLATLLYTFATIVMFTVSATYHRVHWKSATAQKWMKRADHSMIFVFIAGSYTPFALLALSPADGHVVLWIVWGGAAAGILLKMLWPSAPRWVGVPLYILLGWVAVWYTGEILHNAGVAAMVLLFVGGALYSIGGILYALRWPDPWPTTFGYHEFFHACTAVAAICHYIAMWFVVF; encoded by the coding sequence ATGAGCGGCCAAACCACTACGGCCAGCACCGCGGAATCCGAACCGAAGGGGCTGGCAGCCAACGCCACGCAGCAGTTGGTCGAGGGCGTCGCCCGGGTGCTGACCAAGCCGCGATTCCGCGGCTGGATTCACGTCTACTCGGCCGGCACCGCCGTATTCGCGGGGGCATCGCTGGTGGCGGTGTCGTGGGCGGTGGGCTCCACCCGGGCGGGCCTGGCGACCCTGCTTTACACCTTCGCCACCATCGTCATGTTCACCGTCAGCGCCACGTACCACCGCGTGCACTGGAAGTCCGCGACGGCCCAGAAGTGGATGAAGCGGGCCGACCACTCGATGATCTTCGTGTTCATCGCCGGCAGCTACACCCCGTTCGCCCTGCTCGCTTTGTCGCCCGCCGACGGACACGTCGTGCTGTGGATCGTGTGGGGCGGCGCGGCGGCCGGGATCCTGCTGAAGATGCTGTGGCCGTCGGCGCCGCGCTGGGTCGGGGTGCCGCTCTACATCCTGCTGGGGTGGGTGGCCGTCTGGTACACCGGGGAGATCCTGCACAACGCGGGGGTGGCCGCGATGGTGCTGCTGTTCGTCGGCGGCGCGCTGTACAGCATCGGCGGCATCCTCTACGCGCTGCGCTGGCCCGACCCGTGGCCGACGACATTCGGCTACCACGAGTTCTTCCACGCCTGCACCGCGGTAGCGGCGATCTGCCACTACATCGCGATGTGGTTCGTGGTGTTCTAG
- a CDS encoding nuclear transport factor 2 family protein: MPTADDKVQVITDTVNRYIALLGDGDVDGLVSLYADDATVEDPVGGEVHIGSQAIKGFYSAVANVDRQAELVSLRVAGNEAAFHFRLTITAGEQKMRIEPIDVMVFDGRGKISAMKAYWSAADVTQL; the protein is encoded by the coding sequence ATGCCGACTGCCGACGACAAGGTCCAAGTGATCACCGACACGGTCAACCGCTATATCGCGCTCCTCGGCGACGGCGATGTGGACGGATTGGTCAGCCTGTACGCCGACGACGCCACGGTCGAGGACCCGGTCGGCGGCGAGGTCCACATCGGCAGCCAGGCGATCAAGGGCTTCTACTCCGCCGTCGCGAATGTGGACCGGCAGGCCGAGCTGGTGTCGCTGCGCGTCGCCGGCAACGAGGCGGCGTTCCACTTCCGGTTGACCATCACGGCCGGCGAGCAAAAGATGCGGATCGAGCCGATCGACGTGATGGTGTTCGACGGCCGCGGCAAGATCAGCGCCATGAAAGCGTACTGGTCGGCGGCCGACGTCACGCAGCTGTAG
- a CDS encoding thioredoxin domain-containing protein, with product MSPAEPIDPSPTNTLGVATSPYLRQHADNPVHWQQWTPQALAEAAARDVPILLSIGYAACHWCHVMAHESFSDADVAAAMNAGFVCIKVDREERPDIDAVYMNATVALTGQGGWPMTCFLTPDGRPFFCGTYYPKDEFLQLFSAVTQTWQDRRGEVEEASDRIAGELRTMSSGLPGGGLDIVPELCDHAVAAVLADQDTVHGGFGGAPKFPPSALLEALLRNYERTGSAAALQAVEHTGSAMARGGIYDQLAGGFARYSVDKAWLVPHFEKMLYDNALLLRAYAHWARRTADPLARRVAGETARFLLHGLTDGDLFISSLDADTDGREGLTYVWTPQQLTEVLGEHDGRWAAEVFAVTRDGTFEHGASVLQRPGDPDEQRLQRIRAELLAARRSRPQPGRDDKVITSWNGLAITALAEASVALDEPAFARAAVRCATALRDSHIVDGRLRRASLGGLVGASAAILEDHAMLATGLLALYQLTAEGIWLSTAVELLDTALAHFADPHRPGRWYDTADDAEQLMMRPADAVDGAAPSGASSITEALLTAAHLVDGDRAQRYLRAAAAALRAHSVLLARAPRSAGHWLAVAEATVRGPLQIAVACDPPRSELLAAARRLAPGGAIVVGGEIDSSALLAGRNRIGAADAAYVCRGRVCDLPVTRPAELAAALGVPG from the coding sequence ATGAGCCCGGCTGAGCCGATCGATCCGTCGCCGACCAACACCCTCGGGGTGGCCACCAGCCCGTACCTGCGCCAGCACGCCGACAATCCGGTGCACTGGCAGCAGTGGACGCCGCAGGCGTTGGCGGAGGCCGCGGCGCGCGATGTGCCGATCCTGCTGTCGATCGGCTACGCCGCGTGCCATTGGTGTCACGTCATGGCCCACGAATCGTTCTCCGACGCCGACGTGGCCGCCGCGATGAACGCGGGATTCGTCTGCATCAAAGTCGACCGCGAGGAACGGCCCGATATCGACGCGGTCTACATGAACGCCACTGTCGCGCTGACCGGGCAGGGCGGCTGGCCGATGACGTGTTTCCTGACACCCGACGGACGGCCCTTCTTCTGCGGCACGTACTACCCGAAAGATGAATTCCTGCAACTGTTTTCGGCTGTCACCCAGACGTGGCAAGACCGCCGCGGCGAAGTCGAGGAGGCGTCGGACCGCATCGCCGGCGAGCTGCGCACCATGTCGTCCGGACTGCCGGGCGGTGGGCTCGACATCGTTCCGGAGCTGTGCGACCACGCCGTCGCCGCCGTGCTGGCCGACCAGGACACGGTGCACGGCGGCTTCGGCGGCGCGCCCAAATTCCCGCCGTCGGCGTTGCTCGAGGCGCTGCTGCGCAACTACGAACGCACCGGGTCGGCCGCCGCGCTGCAGGCCGTCGAGCACACCGGCAGCGCGATGGCCCGCGGCGGCATCTACGACCAGCTGGCCGGTGGTTTCGCCCGCTACAGCGTCGACAAGGCTTGGTTGGTACCGCATTTCGAGAAGATGCTGTACGACAACGCGCTCCTGCTGCGCGCCTACGCGCACTGGGCCCGGCGGACCGCAGATCCGCTGGCTCGCCGGGTGGCGGGCGAAACCGCGCGGTTTCTGCTGCACGGCCTGACCGACGGCGACCTGTTCATCTCGTCGCTGGACGCCGACACCGACGGCCGTGAGGGTCTGACCTACGTCTGGACGCCTCAGCAGCTGACCGAGGTGCTCGGTGAGCACGACGGACGTTGGGCCGCAGAGGTTTTCGCCGTTACCCGCGACGGCACCTTCGAGCACGGCGCGTCGGTGCTGCAACGACCCGGCGATCCCGATGAACAGCGGCTGCAACGCATCCGGGCCGAGCTGCTGGCTGCCCGGCGCTCGCGGCCGCAGCCCGGGCGTGACGACAAGGTGATCACCTCGTGGAACGGGCTGGCCATCACCGCGCTGGCCGAGGCCAGTGTGGCCCTGGACGAACCCGCATTCGCCCGCGCCGCGGTGCGGTGCGCGACGGCGTTGCGCGACAGCCACATCGTCGACGGCCGGCTGCGGCGCGCCAGCCTCGGGGGGTTGGTCGGCGCCAGCGCGGCCATCCTGGAGGACCACGCGATGCTGGCCACCGGGCTGCTCGCGCTGTATCAGCTCACCGCCGAGGGAATCTGGCTGAGCACCGCGGTCGAGTTGCTGGACACCGCGCTGGCGCACTTCGCGGACCCACACCGGCCCGGCCGCTGGTATGACACGGCCGACGATGCCGAGCAGCTGATGATGCGGCCCGCCGACGCGGTCGACGGCGCGGCGCCGTCGGGCGCCTCCAGCATCACCGAGGCGCTGCTGACCGCGGCCCACCTGGTCGACGGGGACCGCGCGCAACGATATCTGCGCGCCGCGGCCGCCGCGCTGCGTGCGCATTCAGTGCTGCTGGCGCGGGCACCGCGGTCGGCCGGGCATTGGCTGGCCGTCGCCGAGGCCACGGTGCGCGGACCGCTGCAGATCGCCGTCGCCTGCGACCCGCCGCGCTCGGAGCTGCTGGCCGCCGCGCGCCGGCTGGCGCCCGGCGGTGCGATCGTCGTCGGCGGTGAGATCGATTCGTCGGCCCTGCTGGCCGGCCGCAACCGCATCGGCGCGGCCGACGCCGCCTACGTGTGCCGCGGCCGGGTCTGCGACCTTCCCGTCACCCGCCCGGCGGAACTGGCTGCCGCCCTTGGGGTACCGGGGTAG
- the mca gene encoding mycothiol conjugate amidase Mca: protein MSELRLMAVHAHPDDESSKGAATLARYADEGHRVLVVTLTGGERGDILNPAMDLPDVQQHIAEIRRDEMAKAAEILGVEHRWLGFIDSGLPSGDPPPPLPDDSFALVPLDVSVEALVRVIREFRPHVMTTYDENGGYPHPDHIRCHQVSVGAYEAAADFARFPDAGEPWAASKLYYNHGFLRARIQLLHDEAVKHGHEPPFRKWLEAWDPKHDPFESRVTTRVQCSEYFSQRDDALRAHATQIDPNADFFAAPIAWQQRLWPTEEFELARSRVPVRLPEDDLFAGIEDDR from the coding sequence GTGAGCGAGCTTCGGTTGATGGCGGTGCACGCCCACCCCGACGACGAATCCAGCAAGGGCGCGGCCACTCTCGCCCGGTATGCCGACGAGGGCCACCGGGTCCTGGTCGTGACGCTGACCGGCGGCGAGCGCGGCGACATCCTCAACCCGGCGATGGACTTGCCCGACGTGCAGCAACACATCGCCGAGATCCGCCGCGACGAGATGGCCAAGGCTGCCGAGATCCTCGGCGTGGAACACCGCTGGCTCGGCTTCATCGACTCCGGGTTGCCCTCGGGAGATCCGCCGCCGCCGCTGCCCGACGACAGCTTCGCGCTGGTGCCGCTCGACGTCTCCGTCGAGGCGCTGGTGCGCGTGATCCGCGAGTTCCGCCCGCACGTGATGACCACCTACGACGAGAACGGCGGCTACCCGCACCCCGATCACATTCGCTGCCACCAGGTTTCGGTGGGCGCCTACGAGGCGGCCGCCGACTTCGCGCGCTTCCCGGACGCGGGCGAGCCGTGGGCCGCGTCCAAGCTGTACTACAACCACGGCTTCCTGCGCGCGCGCATACAGCTATTGCACGACGAGGCCGTCAAGCACGGGCACGAGCCTCCGTTCAGGAAGTGGCTCGAGGCGTGGGACCCGAAGCACGACCCGTTCGAGTCGCGGGTGACGACGCGCGTGCAGTGCTCGGAGTACTTCAGCCAGCGCGACGATGCGCTGCGCGCGCACGCCACCCAGATCGACCCGAACGCGGACTTCTTCGCCGCCCCGATCGCCTGGCAGCAACGGCTCTGGCCGACCGAGGAATTCGAGTTGGCGCGCTCGCGCGTGCCCGTCCGGCTGCCCGAGGACGACCTGTTCGCCGGAATCGAGGATGACAGGTGA
- a CDS encoding DUF4307 domain-containing protein, with amino-acid sequence MSQTSIPRPEARYGRTRLSRLARRRAAIALGVLVVGAGITLAVVGYQRLGTSDVSGSLAGYRVIDAETASVTISVTRSDPSRPVDCIVRVRAKDGGETGRREVLVPPSQATTVQVTTTVKSSRPPAMADIYGCGADVPDYLRAA; translated from the coding sequence ATGAGCCAGACTTCCATCCCGCGTCCCGAGGCCCGCTATGGGCGTACCCGACTTTCGCGCCTTGCGCGGCGTCGGGCGGCGATCGCGCTCGGTGTGCTGGTCGTCGGCGCGGGCATCACCCTCGCCGTCGTCGGCTACCAGCGGCTGGGTACCAGCGACGTCTCCGGTTCGCTGGCCGGCTACCGGGTGATCGACGCCGAGACCGCGTCAGTGACAATCAGCGTGACCCGATCCGACCCGTCGCGCCCGGTCGACTGCATCGTGCGGGTCCGCGCCAAGGACGGCGGCGAAACCGGCAGGCGCGAGGTTCTGGTCCCCCCGTCGCAGGCGACTACGGTGCAGGTCACCACCACCGTGAAATCGTCTCGACCACCGGCGATGGCCGACATCTACGGCTGCGGCGCCGACGTCCCCGACTACCTGCGCGCGGCGTGA
- the greA gene encoding transcription elongation factor GreA codes for MTDTQVTWLTQESHDRLKAELDQLIANRPVIAAEINDRREEGDLRENGGYHAAREEQGQQEARIRQLQDLLNNAKVGEAPKQSGVALPGSVVKVYYNGDKSDTETFLIATRQEGVNEGKLEVYSPNSPLGGALIDAKVGDTRSYTVPNGNTVEVTLVSAEPYHS; via the coding sequence ATGACCGACACTCAGGTGACCTGGCTGACCCAGGAATCACATGACCGTCTCAAGGCCGAACTCGACCAGCTGATCGCCAACCGTCCGGTCATCGCCGCGGAAATCAACGATCGCCGCGAAGAGGGCGACCTGCGCGAGAACGGCGGTTACCACGCCGCTCGCGAGGAGCAGGGCCAGCAAGAGGCCCGCATCCGTCAGCTGCAGGACCTGCTGAACAACGCGAAGGTCGGCGAGGCGCCCAAGCAGTCCGGCGTCGCGCTGCCGGGGTCGGTGGTGAAGGTCTACTACAACGGCGACAAGTCGGACACCGAGACGTTCCTGATCGCCACCCGCCAAGAGGGTGTCAACGAGGGCAAGCTCGAGGTGTACTCGCCGAACTCACCGCTGGGCGGCGCCCTGATCGACGCCAAGGTCGGCGACACCCGCAGCTACACCGTGCCCAACGGCAACACCGTCGAGGTCACGTTGGTCAGCGCTGAGCCCTACCACTCCTAG
- a CDS encoding cystathionine gamma-synthase produces MNAHGNTDHRITGLATKAIHAGYRPDPATGAVNAPIYASSTFAQDGVGGLRGGFEYARTGNPTRAALEASLAAVEGGAYGRAFSSGMAATDCALRAILRPGDHIVIPNDAYGGTFRLIDKVFTKWNVEHTPVALSDLDAVAAAVTPKTRLIWVETPTNPLLSIADITAIAQIGGTRGAKVLVDNTFASPALQQPLALGADIVLHSTTKYIGGHSDVVGGALVTNDRELDDAFGFLQNGAGAVPGPFDAYLTMRGLKTLVLRMQRHSENASAVAEFLAGHASVDTVLYPGLPDHPGHEVAARQMSGFGGMVSVRMRGGRAAAEELCAGTRVFILAESLGGVESLIEHPSAMTHASTAGSQLEVPDDLVRLSVGIEDIADLLADLEQALA; encoded by the coding sequence ATGAACGCACACGGTAATACGGACCACCGCATCACCGGCCTGGCCACCAAGGCCATTCATGCCGGCTACCGGCCGGATCCGGCGACGGGGGCGGTGAACGCCCCGATCTACGCCAGCAGCACCTTCGCCCAGGACGGCGTCGGCGGCCTGCGCGGCGGATTCGAATACGCGCGCACCGGCAACCCGACGCGGGCGGCGCTGGAGGCCTCGCTGGCCGCCGTGGAGGGCGGCGCCTACGGGCGGGCGTTCAGTTCCGGGATGGCGGCCACCGACTGTGCACTACGGGCCATCTTGCGCCCCGGCGATCACATCGTCATTCCCAACGACGCCTACGGCGGCACCTTCCGGCTTATCGACAAGGTCTTCACCAAGTGGAATGTCGAACACACCCCGGTAGCACTGTCGGATCTGGACGCAGTCGCCGCCGCGGTCACCCCGAAGACCCGGCTGATCTGGGTCGAGACGCCGACCAATCCGCTGCTTTCCATCGCCGACATCACCGCCATCGCACAGATTGGTGGCACACGAGGGGCAAAGGTGTTGGTGGACAACACCTTTGCCTCTCCCGCGCTGCAGCAGCCGTTGGCGCTGGGGGCCGACATCGTGCTGCATTCGACCACCAAGTACATCGGCGGCCACTCCGACGTCGTCGGCGGCGCCCTGGTCACCAACGACAGGGAGCTGGACGACGCCTTCGGCTTCCTACAGAACGGGGCGGGCGCGGTGCCGGGCCCGTTCGACGCCTACCTGACGATGCGCGGCCTGAAGACCCTGGTGCTGCGGATGCAGCGGCATAGCGAAAACGCTTCGGCCGTAGCCGAATTCCTCGCCGGGCACGCCTCGGTCGACACGGTGCTCTACCCGGGCCTGCCGGATCACCCGGGCCACGAGGTCGCCGCGCGGCAGATGTCCGGCTTCGGCGGCATGGTGTCGGTGCGCATGCGCGGGGGCCGGGCGGCCGCCGAAGAACTTTGCGCCGGCACCCGGGTGTTCATCCTGGCCGAGTCGCTGGGCGGGGTGGAGTCGCTGATCGAGCATCCGAGCGCCATGACGCACGCGTCCACGGCCGGCTCGCAATTGGAAGTGCCCGACGATTTGGTACGGCTGTCGGTCGGGATCGAGGACATCGCCGACCTGCTCGCCGATCTCGAGCAGGCGCTCGCCTAG
- a CDS encoding RDD family protein: MTDQPPPGGPHPPSDPGFSGGYEPPAGGYEPPPPPPPLPGGGSYPPPPPPAGGYVPPPPGPAIRALPTEAYTPWLTRVLAALIDNIPIAVVYGIAWVIALLTQQSSCVANVSQYDVSQYCYATDSVIGLFTKGLAWLVVLAYGIWNFGYRQGTTGSSLGKSVVKIKVVSENTGQPIGFGLSIVRQLAHIVDAIICYIGFLFPLWDAKRQTLADKIMTTVVLPIA, translated from the coding sequence ATGACCGATCAACCGCCGCCCGGTGGGCCGCACCCGCCATCTGACCCCGGTTTTTCCGGCGGATACGAGCCGCCCGCCGGCGGGTACGAGCCGCCGCCACCACCACCTCCGCTGCCGGGCGGGGGCTCCTACCCGCCGCCGCCCCCGCCGGCGGGCGGATACGTGCCGCCGCCGCCCGGACCGGCGATCCGCGCCCTGCCGACCGAGGCCTACACGCCGTGGCTGACGCGGGTGTTGGCGGCCCTAATCGACAACATCCCGATCGCGGTCGTCTACGGCATCGCGTGGGTGATCGCGCTGCTCACCCAACAGTCGTCGTGCGTCGCCAACGTCAGTCAGTACGACGTCAGCCAGTATTGCTACGCCACGGATTCGGTCATCGGCCTGTTCACCAAGGGGCTGGCCTGGCTGGTGGTCCTCGCCTACGGCATCTGGAACTTCGGCTACCGCCAGGGCACGACCGGGTCCAGCCTGGGTAAGTCGGTGGTCAAGATCAAGGTGGTCAGCGAGAACACCGGGCAGCCGATCGGTTTCGGGCTGTCGATCGTGCGCCAACTGGCCCACATCGTCGACGCGATCATCTGCTACATCGGTTTCCTGTTCCCGCTGTGGGACGCCAAACGGCAAACCCTGGCCGACAAGATCATGACCACGGTGGTCCTGCCGATCGCCTAA
- a CDS encoding cystathionine beta-synthase has translation MRIAQHISDLIGGTPLVRLNSVIPAGAGTVAAKVEYLSPGGSAKDRIATKMIDAAEASGQLKPGGTIVEPTSGNTGVGLALVAQPRGYKCIFVCPDKVSEDKQNVLRAYGAEVVVCPTAVPPEHPDSYYSVSDRLVREIDGAWKPDQYANPQGPASHYETTGPEIWADTDGKVTHFVAGIGTGGTITGAGRYLKEVSRGRPEGPVRIIGADPEGSVYSGGTGRPYLVEGVGEDFWPAAYDPSVPDQIIAVSDSDSFDMTRRLAREEAMLVGGSCGMAVVAAAKVAEEAGPDALVVVLLPDGGRGYLSKIFNDAWMSSYGFFRSRLDGSTEQPTVGDVLRGKSGALPDLVHTHPSETVRDAIGILREYGVSQMPVVGAEPPVMAGEVAGSVSERELLSAVFEGRAKLADAVSQHMSPPLRLIGAGELVSAAGKELRDWDALMVVEQGKPVGVITRYDLLGFLSDPPRRR, from the coding sequence ATGCGAATTGCGCAGCACATCAGCGATCTGATCGGCGGTACGCCGTTGGTCCGATTGAACTCCGTCATTCCCGCCGGCGCCGGCACGGTGGCGGCAAAGGTCGAATACCTCAGCCCGGGCGGCAGCGCCAAAGATCGGATCGCGACGAAGATGATCGATGCTGCCGAGGCCAGCGGCCAGCTGAAGCCCGGTGGCACCATCGTCGAACCCACCTCGGGCAACACCGGCGTCGGTCTTGCGTTGGTCGCCCAACCCCGCGGCTACAAGTGCATTTTCGTCTGCCCGGACAAAGTCAGCGAAGACAAGCAGAACGTGCTGCGCGCCTACGGCGCCGAGGTGGTGGTGTGCCCGACGGCCGTGCCGCCCGAGCACCCGGACAGCTACTACAGCGTCTCCGACCGGTTGGTGCGCGAGATCGACGGCGCCTGGAAGCCCGATCAGTACGCCAACCCGCAGGGCCCGGCCAGCCACTACGAAACCACCGGTCCCGAGATCTGGGCCGACACGGACGGCAAGGTCACCCACTTCGTCGCCGGCATCGGCACCGGCGGGACGATCACCGGCGCGGGTCGCTACCTCAAGGAGGTGTCCCGCGGCCGACCAGAAGGACCCGTCCGCATCATCGGCGCCGACCCCGAGGGTTCGGTCTATTCGGGCGGCACCGGCCGGCCCTACCTGGTCGAGGGCGTCGGCGAGGATTTCTGGCCCGCGGCCTACGACCCGAGCGTCCCCGACCAGATCATCGCCGTCTCCGATTCCGACTCGTTCGACATGACCCGGCGGCTGGCCCGCGAGGAAGCGATGCTGGTGGGCGGCTCGTGCGGCATGGCGGTGGTGGCGGCCGCCAAGGTGGCCGAGGAAGCCGGGCCCGACGCCCTCGTGGTCGTGTTGCTGCCCGACGGCGGTCGGGGCTATCTGTCGAAGATCTTCAACGACGCGTGGATGTCGTCCTACGGGTTCTTCCGCAGCCGACTCGACGGCTCGACCGAGCAACCGACGGTCGGTGACGTGCTGCGCGGCAAGTCCGGCGCGCTGCCCGACCTGGTGCACACCCACCCGTCCGAGACCGTGCGCGACGCGATCGGCATCCTGCGCGAATACGGGGTGTCCCAGATGCCGGTCGTCGGAGCCGAGCCGCCGGTGATGGCCGGCGAAGTCGCCGGCAGTGTCTCCGAACGCGAGCTGCTCTCGGCCGTGTTCGAGGGCCGGGCCAAGTTAGCCGACGCCGTGTCCCAACACATGAGCCCGCCGCTGCGGTTGATCGGCGCCGGCGAACTGGTGAGCGCCGCAGGAAAGGAGCTGCGGGACTGGGACGCGTTGATGGTCGTCGAGCAGGGCAAGCCGGTCGGTGTCATCACCCGGTATGATCTGCTGGGATTCCTCTCCGACCCGCCGCGGCGGCGCTGA
- a CDS encoding alpha/beta hydrolase, translating to MSAPSWVSGSPREVVRPRDVLKAGKARARKYASSDGAPVEVLESGPSVAARVASLAARVTLRPILAVGSNAPTLPWPWGVLDLAAKVLLPVTATVRETVELPHASAQLVRAPGVLPADGTRRMVVYLHGGAFLTCGANSHGRIVEAISKFADSPVLVVNYRLLPKHSIGMALDDCYDGYRWVKLHGYPADQIVLAGDSAGGYLALALAQRLQQEGEQPAALVAISPLLQLAKECKQAHPNIKTDAMFPANAFDALVKLVAIAAEKNIVDGKPEAIYEPLDHIEPGLPRTLIHVSGSEVLLHDAQLAASKLAAVGVPAEVRVWPGQMHDFQLAAPLVPEAERSLRQIGEYIREATG from the coding sequence ATGAGCGCACCCAGTTGGGTTTCCGGCTCGCCCAGAGAAGTCGTGCGCCCGCGCGATGTCCTCAAGGCAGGTAAGGCGCGGGCACGCAAATACGCCAGCAGCGACGGCGCGCCGGTCGAGGTACTCGAGTCCGGGCCCAGTGTCGCCGCCCGGGTCGCCAGCCTGGCGGCGCGGGTGACTCTGCGGCCGATTCTGGCGGTCGGCAGCAACGCCCCCACCCTGCCGTGGCCGTGGGGCGTCCTGGATCTGGCGGCCAAGGTACTGCTTCCGGTGACCGCGACGGTGCGCGAAACCGTGGAGCTGCCCCACGCCTCGGCGCAGCTGGTGCGCGCGCCCGGTGTGCTGCCGGCCGACGGCACGCGGCGGATGGTCGTCTACCTCCACGGCGGGGCTTTCCTCACCTGCGGCGCGAACTCGCATGGCCGCATCGTCGAGGCCATCTCGAAATTCGCGGATTCGCCAGTGCTGGTCGTCAATTACCGTCTGCTGCCCAAACATTCGATCGGGATGGCGCTCGACGACTGCTACGACGGCTATCGGTGGGTGAAGCTGCACGGGTATCCGGCCGACCAGATCGTGCTGGCCGGCGACTCCGCGGGCGGGTATCTGGCGCTGGCCCTCGCGCAGCGGCTGCAGCAGGAGGGCGAACAGCCCGCGGCGCTGGTGGCGATCTCGCCGCTGCTGCAACTGGCGAAGGAATGCAAGCAGGCGCATCCCAACATCAAGACCGACGCGATGTTCCCGGCCAACGCTTTCGACGCGCTGGTCAAGCTGGTTGCCATCGCCGCCGAGAAGAACATAGTGGACGGTAAACCCGAAGCAATCTACGAACCCCTGGACCACATCGAGCCCGGACTACCGCGCACCCTGATTCATGTGTCCGGGTCCGAAGTGCTGCTGCACGATGCGCAATTGGCGGCCAGCAAGCTTGCCGCCGTTGGGGTTCCGGCCGAGGTGCGCGTCTGGCCCGGCCAGATGCACGACTTCCAGTTGGCGGCGCCGTTGGTGCCGGAGGCGGAACGGTCGCTGCGCCAGATCGGGGAGTACATCCGCGAGGCCACCGGCTGA